In one window of Leguminivora glycinivorella isolate SPB_JAAS2020 chromosome 10, LegGlyc_1.1, whole genome shotgun sequence DNA:
- the LOC125230520 gene encoding histone RNA hairpin-binding protein has protein sequence MSNSTIDNTWTKDLRETLNDKRKATKERIKSQSDSSRENSSSRKRAKPNEKVGTESKASKPKKPVELETDPLMLQRRQKQIDYGKNTTGYHNYLQHVPIDKRTKDDPKTPDKYSKYSRRSWDALIKMWRKKLHEYDTDGAKSNTGSNSGSIAGSTTYSDEENEEEGNNVEQ, from the exons ATGAGTAACTCGACAATCGATAATACTTGGACTAAGGATTTAAGAGAAACCCTCAATG ACAAGCGCAAAGCGACTAAAGAAAGGATAAAGTCACAATCGGACAGCAGCAGAGAAAATTCAAGCAGTAGGAAAAGGGCAAAACCCAATGAGAAAGTGGGCACAGAATCAAAAGCAAG taaaCCAAAGAAACCAGTTGAACTAGAGACTGACCCTTTAATGCTGCAAAGAAGGCAGAAACAAATTGACTAtggaaagaacacgactggctACCATAACTATTTGCAACATGTACCTAT AGACAAGCGCACTAAGGATGACCCAAAAACCCCTGATAAGTATTCAAAGTACAGCCGCAGGTCATGGGATGCATTGATCAAGATGTGGAGGAAAAAGTTGCATGAATATGATACTGATGGAGCCAAGTCCAACACTGGGTCTAACTCTGGCTCCATCGCTGGTTCCACCACTTATTCTGATGAGGAAAATGAGGAAGAGGGTAATAATGTTGAGCAatag
- the LOC125230225 gene encoding exportin-6, producing MSDMEVNEALVSLEALMSEFFAPTTSNLRKREIETMLENFSKHRDSWRHCLLFLQKSQNQYVLMFTLTTLENIINRQWVSLMSDEEKTEIRLTLWNELMAKHELMQYFIRNKLAALMVSIARYDWPHLYPDFFSNIVELLRCSGRRCLLGLILAQAASEELGAARDTGVLLPSARRCQLERLMLKGVPQMLAALSAILEKNAQNEGHSNPPPSPTSGIPQTSALPDLLVNAHDVHTADKALDMEIVVKCLTTLQHLFSWLPLSSHVPPTLVTTVFYWGSTATQTQSKEAALAGLGGVCELLYRRYAPPSSGATALRLHHCALRLLRHLTHPPVHTPHDYLNKLAEFLKLFISLHFKRLEAEPEFDAIQFLSYLFQFTFQVPVCTIFVNCLDIWIQFIDILKPEDTAKYWEALRGLVEGILNKIQFQHNKAQLQHLDNEVYDDDGETEWQTFLKHCIECIARVAELAPLDVFTCVLERWQGLAGVHARAAGRGGGGGGGGAAGGAADGERLLCALLDLATLTRVAGRLAPALLAEPCRTAHGADSAAARAAAGAALVERVAAALGGAALTRPHRAAHAHAHAHVQVHAEMFACMGAWCVHAAACGVPQHTVEGLLAAAVPFLLPHELPEPPLLCHAAAHLLLSLSKNVKFTGDPVAQAGDLFQHAQRSLHYLEPKTAGVVREALLWLCLSRLGPGGLGAGAEAARALLAAWTAPLPLAGPAAALPPLTALLHANAHANTQAKKVIAEGMGGAAETALRMLCEPSCASAEPEITEFFLALFTALLPQLGAFAYTAIDVFLDVAQRGGGENGLERLVECVRLGVEAGGGCGGGGVREAAVLALLQQHALPRATLHAPGLARAAHRLLASLLIHRWRYFFPTKCVGEEEERLQQFRGALSALGRALLQPDIELLRININALETLNTKWKLYHKPIFRSEFLGEFLSVLLAGLGEGGARALLRDEALAAAHAMACVDFNAFRLAFLPHFLRALPGLAPDHLNQLQQFPPDTDLPTFTQNIQRLMNDVNCYRAYNALSGAPSDMLS from the exons ATG AGTGATATGGAGGTCAATGAGGCCCTGGTCTCCCTTGAGGCCTTGATGTCGGAGTTTTTTGCACCAACAACAAGCAACCTGAGGAAGCGTGAGATTGAGACCATGTTGGAAAACTTCTCCAAACATAGAGATTCCTGGAGGCATTGTTTATTATTTCTACAAAAATCACAGAACCAATATGTTTTGATGTTCACACTGACAACACTTGAG AACATAATAAACAGACAATGGGTTAGCTTGATGTCAGACGAGGAGAAGACTGAAATAAGACTGACACTCTGGAACGAGCTGATGGCAAAGCATGAGCTAATGCAGTACTTCATTAGGAACAAACTTGCGGCACTCATGGTGTCCATAGCTCGCTACGACTGGCCACATCTGTACCCAGATTTCTTCAGTAACATTGTGGAG CTTTTACGCTGTTCGGGGCGGCGCTGTCTACTGGGTCTCATACTAGCGCAAGCGGCCAGTGAAGAGCTCGGCGCGGCGCGCGACACCGGCGTGTTGCTACCCTCGGCGCGACGTTGCCAGCTCGAGCGGCTCATGCTCAAGGGTGTGCCGCAGATGCTTGCGGCGTTGAGTG CGATATTAGAGAAGAATGCTCAAAACGAGGGCCACTCCAACCCGCCGCCGTCGCCCACCAGCGGCATTCCTCAAACGTCGGCGTTACCAGACCTGCTAGTCAACGCACACGACGTTCATACAGCTGACAa GGCTCTGGACATGGAGATAGTAGTGAAATGTCTGACGACGCTCCAACACCTGTTTTCGTGGCTGCCGCTGTCGTCCCACGTGCCCCCCACTCTAGTCACCACTGTCTTCTACTGGGGCAGCACAGCTACGCAGACACag AGCAAGGAGGCTGCGCTCGCGGGTCTTGGCGGTGTATGCGAGCTGCTGTACCGCCGCTACGCGCCGCCGTCGTCGGGCGCCACGGCGCTGCGCCTGCACCACTGCGCGCTGCGGCTGCTGCGCCACCTCACGCACCCGCCCGTGCACACGCCACACGA TTACCTAAACAAGCTGGCGGAGTTTTTGAAGTTGTTTATATCGCTACATTTCAAGAGACTAGAAGCTGAGCCTGAATTCGATGCCATACAATTCTTGTCCTATCTGTTCCAATTCACATtccag GTGCCTGTATGCACAATATTTGTAAATTGTCTAGATATATGGATccaatttattgatattttgaaGCCTGAAGATACAGCTAA ATATTGGGAAGCACTCCGTGGCCTAGTGGAGGGCATCCTGAACAAGATTCAGTTCCAACACAACAAAGCTCAGCTTCAACACTTAGATAACGAAGTTTATGATGACGAC GGTGAGACTGAATGGCAGACATTCCTGAAACATTGCATCGAATGTATCGCTCGAGTGGCGGAATTAGCGCCTCTCGATGTTTTTACTTGTGTG CTGGAGCGCTGGCAGGGACTGGCGGGAGTGCACGCGCGCGCGGCCGGGCGGGGCGGtggtggtggcggcggcggcgcggcgggcggcgcggcggacGGCGAGCGCCTGCTGTGCGCGCTGCTCGACCTGGCCACGCTCACGCGCGTCGCGGGCCGGCTGGCTCCAGCTCTACTGGCAG AGCCGTGTCGTACAGCGCACGGCGCGGACAGCGCAGCGGCacgggcggcggcgggcgcggcgctGGTGGAGCGCGTGGCGGCCGCGCTGGGCGGCGCCGCGCTCACTCGCCCGCACCGCGCCGCGCACGCACACGCTCACGCTCATGTACAAGT ACACGCGGAGATGTTCGCCTGCATGGGCGCGTGGTGCGTCCACGCCGCGGCATGCGGCGTACCGCAGCACACAGTAGAGGGGTTATTAGCCGCCGCCGTGCCTTTCCTGTTGCCCCACGAACTGCCA GAGCCGCCGTTACTCTGCCACGCGGCAGCGCACTTACTACTGAGCCTGTCCAAGAACGTCAAGTTCACGGGTGACCCGGTGGCGCAGGCCGGCGATCTCTTCCAACACGCGCAGCGCTCGCTGCATTATCTCGAACCAAAG ACTGCAGGTGTGGTCCGCGAGGCGCTGCTCTGGCTGTGCCTGTCTCGCCTGGGGCCGGGCGGGCTGGGCGCGGGCGCGGAGGCGGCGCGCGCGCTGCTGGCGGCGTGGACGGCGCCGCTGCCGCTCGCCGGGCCCGCCGCCGCGCTGCCGCCGCTCACCGCGCTACTACACGCCAACGCGCATGCTAACACACAGGCTAAGAAG GTGATAGCAGAGGGCATGGGCGGTGCGGCGGAGACGGCGCTCCGCATGCTTTGCGAGCCGTCGTGCGCGAGCGCCGAGCCCGAGATCACGGAGTTTTTCCTGGCGCTGTTCACCGCGCTGTTACCGCAGCTCGGCGCCTTCGCCTACACCGCCATCGACGTGTTCCTCGACGTGGCGCAGAG AGGTGGCGGCGAGAACGGTCTGGAGCGCCTAGTGGAGTGCGTGCGGCTGGGCGTGGAGGCGGGCGGCGGgtgtggcggcggcggcgtgcgcGAGGCGGCCGTGCTGGCGCTGCTGCAGCAGCACGCGCTGCCCCGCGCCACGCTCCACGCGCCCGGCCtggcgcgcgccgcgcaccgTCTGCTGGCCAG TTTGCTCATCCACCGCTGGCGCTACTTTTTCCCCACAAAATGCGTGGGCGAGGAAGAGGAGAGACTGCAACAGTTCCGCGGCGCGCTCTCGGCGCTGGGCCGCGCTCTATTGCAGCCCGACATAGAGCTGCTCCGGATCAACATTAATGCGCTAGAGACACTTAATACGAAGTGGAAACTGTATCACAag CCAATATTCCGTTCGGAGTTCCTCGGCGAGTTCCTGTCCGTACTCTTGGCGGGGTTGGGCGAGGGCGGCGCACGCGCGCTTCTGCGGGACGAAGCACTGGCCGCCGCGCACGCCATGGCCTGCGTCGACTTCAACGCCTTCCGCCTCGCCTTCCTGCCGCATTTCCTGCGCGCGCTGCCCGGCCTGGCGCCCGACCACCTCAATCAACTGCAGCAGTTCCCTCCAGATACG GACCTACCGACGTTCACACAAAACATCCAACGGCTGATGAACGACGTGAACTGCTACCGCGCGTACAACGCTCTGTCGGGCGCGCCCAGCGACATGCTGTCCTAG
- the LOC125230224 gene encoding ADP-ribose pyrophosphatase, mitochondrial isoform X1 — protein MNLILVALLLMIRPALNMMITHFKCRSGVYPRSSVERFPVPDDKVSWTSDYKEYKPRNHTAQSIHGKPWADPEIGDPEFNPNWNNLDNNVDRQSYMGQYKIVDGYPLNPIGRTGICGRGVLGRWGPNHAADPVVTRWKRLPSGEVEMEKNSNKPILQFVAIKRGDTGEWALPGGMVDPGEKVTTTAVREFQEEAINSLVMSQGELKAWEAKFESFFSAGEEVYKGYIDDPRNTDNAWMETAAYNFHDDSGRVVGALNLNAGDDAVGVTWVDAHPEYPDLKLYASHSSIVKEVLRRRLDAFSKV, from the exons ATGAATCTTATTTTAGTTGCGCTACTTTTAATGATACGACCGGCACTCAATATGATGATAACACACTTTAAATGCCGCAGCGGAGTCTACCCACGGTCGTCAGTTGAAAGGTTCCCGGTTCCTGATGATAAAGTGAGCTGGACCAGTGATTATAAGGAATACAAACCACGCAATCATACAGCGCAATCTATTCATGGGAAACCTTGGGCTGATCCAGAGATAG GTGATCCTGAATTCAACCCAAACTGGAATAACTTAGACAATAATGTTGATAGACAAAGTTATATGGGCCAATACAAAATAGTAGATGGCTATCCTCTCAATCCTATTGGGAGAACTGGCATTTGTGGTAGAGGAGTGCTGGGTCGCTGGGGACCCAATCATGCCGCTGATCCTGTAGTTACTAGGTGGAAGAGATTGCCGTCAGGAGAAGTGGAGATGGAGAAGAATAGCAATAA gCCAATACTTCAGTTTGTAGCCATCAAACGAGGAGACACTGGTGAATGGGCATTACCAGGGGGTATGGTGGACCCTGGTGAGAAGGTGACCACAACGGCTGTCAGAGAGTTCCAAGAAGAAGCCATTAACTCCCTTGTTATGTCACAAG GAGAACTAAAAGCATGGGAAGCCAAGTTCGAATCCTTCTTCAGCGCCGGAGAAGAAGTGTACAAAGGCTACATAGACGACCCGCGCAACACCGACAACGCGTGGATGGAAACAGCGGCGTACAACTTCCACGACGACAGCGGACGCGTAGTCGGCGCGTTGAACCTGAACGCCGGCGACGACGCCGTCGGCGTCACGTGGGTCGACGCCCACCCGGAGTACCCCGACCTCAAGCTCTATGCCAGCCATAGTAGTATTGTTAAGGAGGTACTTAGGAGGAGACTTGACGCTTTTTCTAAAGTGTAA
- the LOC125230224 gene encoding ADP-ribose pyrophosphatase, mitochondrial isoform X2, giving the protein MIRPALNMMITHFKCRSGVYPRSSVERFPVPDDKVSWTSDYKEYKPRNHTAQSIHGKPWADPEIGDPEFNPNWNNLDNNVDRQSYMGQYKIVDGYPLNPIGRTGICGRGVLGRWGPNHAADPVVTRWKRLPSGEVEMEKNSNKPILQFVAIKRGDTGEWALPGGMVDPGEKVTTTAVREFQEEAINSLVMSQGELKAWEAKFESFFSAGEEVYKGYIDDPRNTDNAWMETAAYNFHDDSGRVVGALNLNAGDDAVGVTWVDAHPEYPDLKLYASHSSIVKEVLRRRLDAFSKV; this is encoded by the exons ATGATACGACCGGCACTCAATATGATGATAACACACTTTAAATGCCGCAGCGGAGTCTACCCACGGTCGTCAGTTGAAAGGTTCCCGGTTCCTGATGATAAAGTGAGCTGGACCAGTGATTATAAGGAATACAAACCACGCAATCATACAGCGCAATCTATTCATGGGAAACCTTGGGCTGATCCAGAGATAG GTGATCCTGAATTCAACCCAAACTGGAATAACTTAGACAATAATGTTGATAGACAAAGTTATATGGGCCAATACAAAATAGTAGATGGCTATCCTCTCAATCCTATTGGGAGAACTGGCATTTGTGGTAGAGGAGTGCTGGGTCGCTGGGGACCCAATCATGCCGCTGATCCTGTAGTTACTAGGTGGAAGAGATTGCCGTCAGGAGAAGTGGAGATGGAGAAGAATAGCAATAA gCCAATACTTCAGTTTGTAGCCATCAAACGAGGAGACACTGGTGAATGGGCATTACCAGGGGGTATGGTGGACCCTGGTGAGAAGGTGACCACAACGGCTGTCAGAGAGTTCCAAGAAGAAGCCATTAACTCCCTTGTTATGTCACAAG GAGAACTAAAAGCATGGGAAGCCAAGTTCGAATCCTTCTTCAGCGCCGGAGAAGAAGTGTACAAAGGCTACATAGACGACCCGCGCAACACCGACAACGCGTGGATGGAAACAGCGGCGTACAACTTCCACGACGACAGCGGACGCGTAGTCGGCGCGTTGAACCTGAACGCCGGCGACGACGCCGTCGGCGTCACGTGGGTCGACGCCCACCCGGAGTACCCCGACCTCAAGCTCTATGCCAGCCATAGTAGTATTGTTAAGGAGGTACTTAGGAGGAGACTTGACGCTTTTTCTAAAGTGTAA